A stretch of the Chthoniobacterales bacterium genome encodes the following:
- a CDS encoding alpha/beta hydrolase-fold protein, protein MNREYHKWWSWRLNRQMELLVFGHAGEKMLVFPTRGGRFYEYENMRMVEVLRPKIERGELQLFCLDSIDPESFYCFWAHPSGRIQRHKQYEDYILHEVFPFMHAKNPDPRVTAHGCSLGAFHAANITFRHPHLFTGLKAFSGRYDLTMNVEHFRDLFDGFYNEDIYYHTPTHFLPGLNAEDQIRRLQEIDMVFTVGKEDPFRDNNEHFSDILRGKGLKHEMFRWNERAHHGHYWRQMASLYL, encoded by the coding sequence ATGAATCGGGAATACCACAAATGGTGGAGCTGGCGCCTGAATCGCCAGATGGAACTGCTGGTCTTTGGCCATGCAGGCGAGAAAATGCTCGTCTTTCCAACCCGCGGCGGCCGGTTCTACGAATACGAGAACATGCGCATGGTCGAGGTGCTGCGGCCGAAGATCGAGCGCGGGGAGCTCCAGCTCTTCTGCCTCGATAGCATCGATCCCGAGAGTTTCTATTGCTTCTGGGCGCATCCTTCGGGCCGGATCCAGCGGCACAAGCAATACGAGGACTACATTCTCCACGAGGTCTTCCCGTTCATGCACGCGAAGAATCCCGACCCGCGGGTGACGGCCCATGGATGCAGTCTCGGCGCCTTTCACGCGGCAAACATCACGTTCCGCCATCCGCATCTGTTCACGGGTCTGAAGGCCTTTTCCGGGCGCTACGACCTCACGATGAACGTGGAGCATTTCCGCGACCTCTTCGACGGCTTCTACAACGAGGACATCTACTACCACACGCCCACGCATTTTCTGCCGGGCCTGAATGCGGAAGATCAGATCAGGCGTCTGCAGGAGATCGACATGGTCTTTACCGTCGGGAAGGAGGATCCCTTCCGCGACAACAACGAGCATTTCAGCGACATCCTTCGCGGCAAGGGGCTGAAGCACGAGATGTTCCGGTGGAACGAGCGTGCCCACCACGGCCACTACTGGCGGCAGATGGCCAGCCTGTATCTCTGA